A region of Acidobacteriota bacterium DNA encodes the following proteins:
- a CDS encoding ABC transporter permease, with protein MSFLEALRLALDSLAGHKLRSGLTMLGIVFGVGAVIAMLSIGAGAEAEALAMVERLGLNNVLVRAKVLDPDEAEELRRKSVGVSLRDAEAILDAVPGVQRVAPRAAIDVWSVVAEGAVTDAAVFGVGDGHAALAGLQVQEGRFLDPLDIRDHAQVGVIGPGVRQRLFGYGEAVGQLLKVNDVWLEVVGVLAPEGAESDSFQGVAVSSTADTVYVPVSTALRKFERDPVAAPLSELVVELAEPGAARTAARAIDTLLQRLHAGVDDYQLVVPEALLEQSRKTQRLFNLVMGCIAGISLLVGGIGIMNTLLATVLERTREIGVRRAVGARRRDVLTQFLAEAFALSAVGALAGILLGVIISRIIAASAGWPTVVTLGSILLAAGVAVAVGIASGLYPARRAAALDPIESLRYE; from the coding sequence GGTCATCGCCATGCTCTCCATCGGTGCCGGTGCCGAGGCGGAGGCCCTGGCCATGGTCGAGCGCCTGGGGCTCAACAATGTGCTGGTTCGGGCCAAAGTGCTGGACCCCGACGAGGCGGAGGAGCTGCGGCGCAAATCCGTCGGCGTCTCCTTGCGCGACGCCGAGGCCATCCTCGACGCCGTGCCCGGGGTGCAGCGGGTAGCCCCCCGCGCCGCCATCGACGTCTGGTCGGTGGTCGCCGAGGGAGCGGTCACCGACGCGGCGGTCTTCGGCGTTGGCGACGGTCACGCGGCGCTGGCCGGATTGCAGGTTCAGGAAGGGCGCTTCCTCGATCCCCTGGACATTCGCGACCACGCTCAGGTCGGGGTCATCGGTCCCGGCGTGCGCCAGCGTCTCTTCGGCTACGGCGAGGCGGTGGGCCAGCTCCTCAAGGTCAACGACGTATGGCTCGAAGTGGTGGGAGTGTTGGCGCCGGAGGGAGCCGAGAGCGACAGCTTCCAGGGGGTGGCGGTGAGCTCCACCGCCGACACCGTCTATGTGCCGGTGAGCACGGCGCTCCGCAAATTCGAACGGGATCCGGTGGCGGCGCCCCTCTCCGAGCTGGTGGTGGAGCTCGCCGAGCCCGGTGCCGCCCGCACCGCCGCCCGCGCCATCGACACTCTGCTCCAACGGCTCCATGCCGGGGTGGACGACTACCAGCTGGTGGTGCCCGAGGCGCTGCTGGAGCAGAGCCGCAAGACTCAGCGCCTGTTCAATCTGGTGATGGGTTGCATCGCCGGCATCTCCCTGTTGGTGGGCGGCATCGGCATCATGAACACGCTGCTGGCGACGGTCCTGGAGCGCACCCGGGAGATCGGCGTGCGCCGGGCCGTGGGCGCCCGCCGTCGGGATGTGCTGACCCAGTTTCTCGCCGAGGCCTTTGCCCTGAGCGCCGTCGGAGCCCTCGCCGGCATACTGCTCGGAGTCATCATCAGCCGCATCATCGCCGCCTCCGCCGGCTGGCCGACGGTGGTGACCCTCGGCTCCATCCTGCTGGCGGCGGGAGTGGCGGTGGCTGTGGGCATCGCTTCCGGCCTCTACCCGGCGCGCCGCGCCGCCGCCCTCGACCCCATCGAAAGCTTGCGCTACGAATGA